A window of the Dasypus novemcinctus isolate mDasNov1 chromosome 15, mDasNov1.1.hap2, whole genome shotgun sequence genome harbors these coding sequences:
- the LOC131273488 gene encoding BAG family molecular chaperone regulator 5: MDMGNQHPSISRLQEIQKEVKSIEQQVIGFSGVSDDKNYKKLERILTKQLFEIDSVDTEGKGDIQQARKRAARETEGLLKELEQNAKHPQRVEIQNIFKEAQSLVKEKIVPFYSGGNSVTDEFEEGIQDVILRLTHVKTGGKVSLRKARYHTLTKICAVQEIIEDCLKRQPSLPLSEDAHPSVSKINSVMCDVNKARGTLIALLMGVNNDNETCRHLSCVLSGLMADLDALDVCGRTEIRNYRREVVEDINKLLKYLDLEEEADTTYAFDLGQNHSILKIEKVLKRMREIKNELLQAQNPSELYLSCKTELQGLIGQLDEVSLEKNPCIREARRRAVIEVQTLITYIDLKEALGKRQALVCEEHPSHKAVWSVLGNLSEIQEEVLSFGGNRTDKNYIRLEELLTKQLLALDAVDPQGEEKCKAARKQAVKLAQNILSYLDMKSDEWEY, translated from the coding sequence ATGGATATGGGAAACCAACATCCTTCCATCAGTAGGCTTCAGGAAATccaaaaggaagtaaaaagtatAGAACAGCAAGTAATTGGCTTCAGTGGCGTGTCCGATGACAAGAATTACAAGAAACTGGAGAGGATTCTAACAAAACAGCTTTTCGAAATAGACTCTGTAGACactgaagggaaaggagacatcCAGCAAGCCAGAAAGAGGGCTGCACGGGAGACGGAAGGTCTTCTCAAAGAGTTGGAGCAGAATGCAAAACACCCGCAACGAGTGGAAATACAGAACATTTTTAAGGAAGCCCAGTCCCTCGTGAAAGAGAAGATAGTGCCTTTCTATAGCGGAGGCAACTCTGTGACTGATGAATTCGAGGAAGGCATCCAGGATGTCATTCTCAGGCTGACACATGTGAAAACCGGAGGCAAGGTCTCCCTGCGGAAAGCGAGATATCACACTCTAACCAAAATCTGTGCGGTGCAGGAGATCATTGAAGACTGCCTGAAGAGGCAGCCTTCCCTGCCGCTTTCCGAAGATGCCCACCCTTCAGTCTCCAAAATTAACTCTGTGATGTGTGACGTGAACAAGGCGAGAGGCACTCTGATCGCACTTCTCATGGGAGTGAACAACGACAACGAGACTTGCAGGCACTTGTCGTGTGTACTCTCAGGCCTGATGGCTGATCTCGATGCTTTAGATGTGTGCGGGCGTACAGAAATCAGGAATTATCGAAGGGAGGTGGTAGAAGATATCAACAAATTATTGAAGTATTTGGATTTAGAGGAGGAAGCAGACACTACGTATGCGTTTGACCTGGGACAGaatcattccattttaaaaattgaaaaggtcctcaagagaatgagagaaataaaaaatgaacttcTTCAGGCACAGAATCCTTCTGAATTGTACCTGAGCTGCAAAACAGAGCTGCAGGGTCTGATTGGACAGTTGGATGAGGTCAGTCTCGAGAAGAACCCCTGCATCCGGGAAGCCAGGAGAAGAGCAGTGATTGAGGTGCAGACCCTCATAACTTACATCGACCTGAAGGAAGCCCTGGGCAAGAGACAGGCGTTGGTCTGCGAGGAGCACCCGTCCCATAAGGCAGTCTGGAGTGTCCTCGGGAACTTGTCAGAGATCCAAGAGGAGGTTCTCTCGTTTGGGGGAAATCGGACTGATAAGAACTACATCCGGCTGGAAGAGCTGCTCACCAAACAGCTGCTGGCCCTGGACGCTGTGGACCCACAGGGGGAGGAGAAGTGCAAGGCTGCCAGGAAGCAGGCGGTGAAGCTGGCCCAGAACATTCTCAGCTATCTCGACATGAAATCCGACGAGTGGGAGTACTGA